The genome window GCAGATCGTCGCCGGTGTCCACGTCCTGGCGGACCGAATCGATGCCTGTCAGGTCGATTTCCACCGCTCCGGAGTCCAGATGCCGGGCCCGGGAAGGGCCGCCGAAAGCCGGACGCAATTCCACTCCCGGTGCAGCCGACAGAAATGTTGTCCCGATTCCTGTCGCATCGGTCACAAATGCGCGAGGGAATTCGGCGGAATAACCGAGCACCCGGGCCAATTCTCCGGGGCGCAGTGCGGGCAGATCCGCGTTGAGGGCGGCGACCGCGGCCCGGGGCCGCCCGGCCCGTACGGCCCGCTCGCCATGTGCCAGCGCGGCGTTGAGTCCGCGGTCGGGCTCGTCGGGGACGACGCGGGCCCCGATGGCCGTGAGGGCCGCCCCGGCCTCCGGGTCGTCCGTGACTACCACCACATCCAGCACCGAGGGGCAGGACAGGGCGGCGGCCACGGTGTCCCGGGCGAAGGCGAGAGCGAGCCGGGGGCGCAGCTCGGCACCCGTCGTGGGCGTCAGCCTGCTCTTGGCCCGCGCCAGAGGCTTCAACGGGACGACCAGGGACCAAGGACCGGTCGGGTCGGTGTTCGTGGCGATCTCCCCCTCGATGCGCGTCGCCGCCTATTCTCGCCTGCCGGTGCGAGAACCCGGAGGGTCGGTCCCGAAAGCGGGGCGTACGGTGTTCTCGACAGAGCAGGGGCCTGGGGCGAGACTTGACCGTCGGTAGCCAGGCAGAGTTCAGGTCCTTAGAGGAAGGTGTCCGAGTGTCCCGCCGCAGAATCGGCTTCTGGTACCGCCTGGCGGCGGTCATCGCAAAACCGCCGTTGGTGGTTCTGTTCAAGCGTGACTGGCGGGGGATGGAACACATTCCGGCCGACGGTGGATTTATCACCGCGGTCAATCACAACTCCTATCTGGACCCGCTTTCCTACGGTCACTTCCAGTACAACACCGGACGGGTGCCGCGGCTTCTCGCCAAGGCGGGCCTGTTCAAGACCCCCTTTGTCGGAATGATGCTGCGCGGCACCGGACAGATCCCGGTGTACCGCGAGACGACCAATGCGCTGGACGCCTTCAGGGCGGCCGTCGACGCCATCGAGCGCGGCGAATGCGTGGCCTTCTACCCGGAGGGCACGCTCACCCGTGACCCCGACATGTGGCCGATGGCCGGCAAGACCGGTGCCGCCCGTGTGGCGTTGATGACGAAGGCCCCGGTCATCCCCGTCGCCCAGTGGGGCGCCAACCTCGTGATGCCGCCGTACGCCAAGGAGAACAAGCTCCGGCTGTTCCCCCGCAAGACCCTTCAGGTACAGGCCGGACCGCCCGTGGACCTCACCAGGTTCTACGACAAGGACCCGACGCCCGACGTCCTGCGCGAGGCGACCGAGGCCATCATGGCCGCGGTGACCGCGCAGCTGGAGATCGTGCGGGGCGAACAGGCCCCCGCACAGCCCTACGACCACCGCAAGGCCCGTGCGGAACAGCGACGCAAGGCCGAAGGAAAGGGACCCAAGTGACGCACCCCGCAAAGGCGGCCGTCTTCGGAACCGGCTCATGGGGTACGGCCTTCGGCGTGGTCCTCGCCGACGCCGGCTGCGAGGTCACCCTCTGGGGCCGTCGCGCCGAGGTCGCCGAGGCCGTCAATACGACCCGTACCAACCCGTACTACCTGCCGGGAATTGAGCTCCCCGCATCGGTCCGGGCCACCACCGACGCCGCCGAGGCGCTGCGCGGCGCCGACTTCGCCGTACTCGTGGTGCCTTCGCAGACGCTGCGCGCCAATCTCGCCGAGTGGGCCCCGCACCTCGGTTCCGACACCGTTCTCGTCTCGATGATGAAGGGCGTCGAACTCGGCACCGCGAAGCGGATGAGCGAGGTCATCGAAGACGTCACCAAGGTCTCCGCGGACCGCATCGCCGTCATCACCGGACCCAACCTGGCCAAGGAGATCGCCGAACGCCGCCCCGCGGCGGCCGTCGTCGCCTGCCAGGACGAGTCCGTGGCCCAGCGCCTCCAGGCCGCCTGCCACACCTCGTACTTCCGCCCGTACACCAACACCGACGTGGTCGGCTGCGAGCTCGGTGGCGCGGTCAAGAACGTCATCGGTCTGGCGGTCGGCATCGCCGACGGCATGGGCCTCGGCGACAACGCCAAGGGTTCGCTCATCACCCGGGGCCTCGCCGAGACGACCCGCCTCGGCCTGGCCATGGGCGCCGACCCGCTCACCTTCTCCGGACTCGCGGGCCTGGGCGATCTGGTGGCGACCTGCTCCTCGCCGCTCTCCCGCAACCACACCTTCGGCACCAACCTCGGCCGCGGCATGACGCTCCAGGAGACCATCGCCGTCACCAAGCAGACCGCCGAAGGCGTCAAGTCCTGTGAGTCGGTGCTCGATCTGGCACGCAGGCACGGCGTCGACATGCCCATCACCGAGACGGTCGTCGGCATCGTCCACGAGGGCAAGCCGCCGATGGTCGCGCTGGGCGAGCTGATGTCGCGCAGCGCGAAGCCCGAGCGGCGCTGACGGCGGCCGGGGGCGGCCGGACCGGTGAACGTTCCCGGTCACCGCTCCGGCGGCCCCGGCCGCGCTGACGCGAGTGGTACCAGCAGGTACGCTCAACGCGATATGAGCAGCGAGAACCTCCCCCAGAGCCCGGAGCAGCAGCTCCGCAAGCCGCGCGTGGCCGTCGTGTTCGGCGGCCGCAGCTCCGAACACGGCATCTCGGTCGTCACGGCCGGCGCCGTCCTGAACGCCATCGACCGGACGAAGTACGACGTCCTGCCGATCGGCATCACGACGGACGGCCGCTGGGCGCTCACCGCCGACGAACCCGAACGCATGGCCATCACGGACCGGAAGATGCCGGAAGTGGCCCAGCTGGCCGAGTCCACCGAGGGCGCCGTGGTGCTCTCCGTCGACCCCGGCAGCCGCGAAGTGGTGTACAGCGAGCCCGGCTCGGTCCCCAAGGCGCTCGGCGAGGTCGACGTCGTCTTCCCCGTGCTGCACGGCCCGTACGGCGAGGACGGCACCCTCCAGGGGTTCCTGGAGCTCTCCGGTGTGCCCTACGTCGGCGCCGGGGTGCTCGCCTCGGCGGTCGGCCAGGACAAGGAGTACATGAAGCGGGTCTTCATCTCCTTCGGGCTGCCGGTCGGCCCGTACCTCGTGGTGCGTCCCCGCGAATGGGACAAGGACCCCTCCGGCGCCCGCAGGCGCATCGTGGACTTCGCCGGTGAGCACGGCTGGCCGCTCTTCATCAAGCCCGCCCGCGCCGGCTCGTCCTTCGGCATCACCAAGGTCGACGACCTGTCCGGGCTCGACGAGGCGATCGAGGAGGCCCGCCGCCACGACCCCAAGTTCCTGGTCGAGGCGCTGCTGCGGGGCCGCGAGATCGAGTGCGGGGTGCTGGAGTTCGAGGACGGGCCGCGTGCCAGCGTGCCCGCCGAGATCCCGCCGGTGACCTCGCACGACTTCTACGACTTCGAGGCCAAGTACATCGACTCGGCCGCCGGGATCCTGCCCGCCCCGCTCACCGAGGAGCAGACGGCCGAGGTCCAGCGGCTCGCGGTCGAGGCCTTCGAGGCCACGTCCTGCGAGGGGCTGGTCCGTGCCGACTTCTTCCTCACCGAGGACGGCACCTTCGTGATCAACGAGATCAACACGCTGCCGGGCTTCACCCCGATCTCCATGTACCCGCGGATGTGGCAGGAGAGCGGTGTGAGCTACCAGGAGCTGGTGGACCGGCTGATCCAGGCCGCGTTGAGCCGCCCGACCGGCCTGCGCTGAGCCGGGCCCCGCGCCGCACGGCGTGCGCTCCCGATCGGGGGCGCACGCCCTACAGGCCGGGCACCGTCTTCCGGACGGGCGGGCCGAACGCGGCCAAGGGGGTCGCGTCATGGGCGTACGCCGTCGAGAGGGTCACCTCGACGTATGCCTTGCGGTAGGTCGTCGTGAAACGCGGACCGGCGTCATCGGGCTGTTCCAGCAGCCAGTTGACGCCGTTCGCCTCGGTCCCCTTCGCCATGGGGTCGTCCATCTTCGCGGGCCGGGGGACACCGCAGCGCAGTACGATCTCTCCGTCCCCCCACTCGGCGGTCAGTTCGGACTTCGGCCGGGCGTCGCCGCGGTCGAGACCGGCAACGGTCCTCGGCAGCTCCTCGTGCAGCGCGCGGCAGTAGGCCGCGGCTTCCGGGGACGGTGTGGGAACCGTGATCGACACCGCGGTGTCCGTTGAGGAACAGCCCGCCGCGGCCAGCAGCAGCGCGGCGACGGACGGGCCGAGGAACATGGGGTGGCGGAGCCGGCGCGATGATGTCACCGGCCCAGCGTAGACGGGGACTACAGATGAACGACCGGGCAGGTCAGGGTTCGGGTGATGCCTTCCACTTGCTGGACCTTGGCGACCACCATGCGGCCGAGTTCATCGACCGTGTCGGCCTGCGCGCGCACGATCACGTCGTAGGGGCCGGTGACGTCCTCTGCCTGGATCACTCCCGGAACTCTGGCGATGGTCTCGGCGACGGTCGACGCCTTGCCCACCTCGGTCTGAATAAGGATGTACGCCTGTACCACGGAACCTCCAGGGCGGCCACGAGGATCATGTGGGGGAGAAAGAGACGCCACGGTATCGCGTTGCCGCGTGCCGCGGGGAGACCTGTGGGCCGTTGACGCCCACAGCGTGGCGTACGCAAGACGCAAGTTGACATATCTCTTGACAGTACCGACAGCAGTGACGGCCCGCGACCGCAAGCGCAGCGGTCCGGAAGGGGGACGGGCATGGCGGTGACGAGCGGTGCAGACTGCTCCCTGCGGCGGCGGCCGGTCCAGGGTCCGGACCCCCGGCCGCCGAAGCAGCCCGGACGACCGTCCGGCGCGACAGATGAGAGGTGAGACTCGGTGAAGGGAACCGTGGGCGAGTTGGGGGAGTTCGGGCTCATCAGGGAGCTCACTTCCCGGCTCACCACCACTCCGGCGGTACGGCTCGGCCCCGGCGACGACGCCGCGGTCGTGACCGCTCCCGACCGCAGGGTCGTGGCCAGTACGGACATCCTGTTGGAGGGACGGCACTTCCGCCGCGACTGGTCGACGGCGTACGACGTCGGCCGCAAGGCCGCCGCCCAGAACCTCGCCGACATCGCCGCCATGGGCGCGGTGCCCACCGCGCTGCTGCTCGGCCTGGTCGTCCCCGGCGAACTCCCGGTCACCTGGGCCGGTGAGCTGATGGACGGCATCCGTGACGAGTGCCAGGTCGCGGGCGCGGCCGTGGTCGGCGGGGACGTGGTGCGCGGCGAGACGATCACCGTCTCGATCACCGCGCTGGGCGATCTGCGCAACCACGAGCCGGTCACCCGCTCCGGCGCCCAGCCCGGCGACGTCGTCGCCGTCACCGGCTGGCTCGGCTGGTCCGCCGCCGGGTACGCGGTGCTCTCCCGCGGCTTCCGTTCGCCTCGCGCCTTCGTCGAGGCCCACCGGCGCCCCGAACCGCCGTACCACGCGGGCCCCGCGGCCGCCGGGCTCGGCGCCACCGCGATGACGGACGTGAGCGACGGGCTCGTCGCCGACCTCGGGCACATCGCCGAGGCGAGCAAGGTCCGGATCGATCTGCGCGCCGGACTCATCGACATCCCCTCGCAGATGTCCGACATCGGGCAGGCCGTCGGCGTCGACCCGCTCCAGTGGGTGCTGACCGGGGGCGAGGACCACGCGATCGTCGCCACCTTCCCGCCGGACGTGAAGCTGCCCGCCCGCTGGAAGGTGATCGGCGAGGTCCTCAACCCCTCCGCGCTGCCGCAGGTGACGGTCGACGGGGCGCCGTGGACCAGCAAGGGCGGCTGGGACCACTTCGGGGACATCGAGGACGCCCAGTAGATTTCGGCGTATGCCCATATCTGCTGCTGTACCCGCCCGTGTGCTCACCGTCGCCGGATCCGACTCCGGCGGCGGTGCGGGCATCCAGGCCGATCTGAAGACGATGCTGGCGCACGGCGTGCACGGGATGAGCGTGCTGACCGCCGTCACCGCGCAGAACTCGCTGGGGGTGCAGGGCGCCTGGGAACTGTCCGTCGAGGCCGTGCGCGCCCAGTACCGCAGTGTGGTGGACGACATCGGGGTGCAGGCGGTCAAGACCGGAATGCTGTCGTCGGCCGTCCTGGTGGAGGCCGTGGCCGAGCTCCTCGTCGGCACCGACGCCCCGTCCGTCGTCGACCCGGTCGGCGTCTCCAAGCACGGCGACCCGCTGCTCGCCGCCGAGGCGCTCGATTCCGTACGGACGAAACTGCTGCCGGCCGCCACGGTCGTCACCCCGAACCTGGACGAGGTGGCGCAGCTCACCGGCATCCACGTCGAGGACGAGCCGGGGATGCGGCGGGCCGCCGCCGCGGTACTGGACTTCGGGCCGCGCTGGGTCGTCGTCAAGGGCGGTCACCTGCCGGGCGCCCCCGTCGACCTGCTGACGGACGGCACCGAGGAGCACTGGCTGCGCGCCCCCCGGCACGACAACCGCCATACCCACGGCACCGGCTGCACACTTGCCTCGGCCATTGCCTGCCGACTGGCCCTGGGACAGGACGTACCCACGGCGGTACGGGACGCGAAGGCGTACGTCACCGGAGCGATCGCGGCGGGCTTCCCGCTGGGCGCCGGGATCGGCCCGGTCGACCACGGCTGGCGGACGCGCACCGGGTGAGGGCGCCCCGGCGTACAGCAAAAAGCCGGTCCACCGAGGTGGACCGGCTTTTTGGGCAACCGGAAGGCTGCGCTACGACGGGAACGTCAGCGCGCGACCTTGCCGGCCTTGATGCACGAGGTGCAGACGTTGAGCCGCTTCGGCGTCCGACCGACCACGGCACGCACGCGCTGGATGTTGGGATTCCAGCGACGGGACGTACGGCGGTGCGAGTGCGAAATGTTGTTGCCGAAGCCCGGCCCCTTGCCGCAGACGTCGCAGTTGGCAGCCACGGGTCACTCCAAAGACTTCAGATGCACTTACAGTGAAATCCGGCGCGCCGGAATCATTTGACTGAAGTGGCGGTGCCGGAGGGATGGCCCGACTCTCATCGGGCAACCGAAGCAGCATACAACGGCTGCGTCGGTAGAACGAAACTACCATGGGTTTCACCGACCTTGTCCCGCCGCCCCTGTCCCCGCCGGACCCGGTGCGCGGGGACTACTCTGCGATGCAGCCGGCCGCCCACGGCCGAATCCGAGGAGGACCGACAGGTGCCGCAGACCGCCGACGACATGGACGCCGTCGCGGTGCGTACCTGGTGCTCACTGGCCCTGGAGGCGCTGGGCCGGGAGCGCGAGGCGATCGACGCGATCAACGTGTACCCGGTCGCCGACGGGGACACCGGTACGAACCTCTATCTGACCGTGGAATCGGCGACCCAGGCCGTCGAAGCGGTCTTCGCCGCCCACGAGACCGGTGCGACCGCACCCGTCGCGGCCGACGCGGTACGGGCCATGGCGCACGGCGCCCTGATCGGTGCCCGGGGGAACTCCGGCACGATTCTGGCCCAGCTGCTGCGCGGGATGGCCGGAGTGCTGGCCGTCGGCCATGACGCGGACCATCTGCGCCGGGCGCTCGCCGTCGCCGCCGCAGCGGCCCGGCAGGCCGTCGCCCACCCCGTCGAGGGCACCGTGCTGACGGTGGCCACCGCGGCCGCCGAGGCCGCCGCACGCACCGAGGACGACGCCGGAACCGCGGAGGTCGTACGGGCGGCGTACGAAGGAGCGCGGACGGCCCTGGAAGCCACCCCCGGACAGCTCGCCGTCCTCGGCCGGGCGGGCGTCGTGGACGCCGGCGGACGCGGTCTGGTGACGGTGCTCGGGGCGCTCGTCGAAGCGGTCTGCGGGCGGGCGCCCGAGCGCACCCACGTGGCCGTGCCCGCCCTTCCCGTACCGGACGACTGCGCGGCGGCCGAGACGGAAGGCGGACCGGCCTTCGAGGTCATCTACCTGCTGGAGGCCACGGACGACGCGGTGTACCGGCTGCGGACCCGGCTCGACCGGCTCGGCGACTCGCTCGTGGTGGTGGGCGGCGACGGGCTGTGGAACGTCCATGTGCACGTCGACGACGCGGGCGCCGCCGTGGAGGCCGGGGTCGAGGCGGGGCGGCCGTACCGGATCCGGATCACCCACTTCGGCGCGGACCGGGTGCACCCCCACACCGAGCCCGTGCAGCGCGCGGTCGTCGTGGTGGTCCCCGGCGACGGGCTCCGCGGCCTGTGCAAGGAGGCCGGGGCCACGACGGTCCTGGCCCGCCCCGGGGAGCCGCCCGCCAGCGGGGAACTGGTCGACGCGATCCGCCGGGCGCACGCCCGCGAGGTGGTCCTGCTGCCCAACGACGCGTCGCTGCGCCACACCGCCGCCGCTGCCGCCGAACAGGCCCGCGCGGAGGGCGTCCGGGTCGCCCTGATCCCGACCAGGGCCGCCGTCCAGGGCATCGCCGCCCTCGCCGTCCACGAACCCGACCGCAGCTTCGACGAGGACGTGGTGGCGATGACCGCCGCCGCCGGCGCGACCCGCTACGCGGAACTCGCCGTCGCCGAACGGCAGTCCTGGACCATGGCGGGCATCTGCCAGGCCGGCGACATCCTGGGTCTGATCGACGGCGATGTCGCGGTCATCGGCGAGGACGTGTCGCGGACGGCCCGCGACGTGCTGGACCGGATGCTGGCGGCGGGCGGCGAACTGGTCACCCTGGTCCTGGGCGAGGACGTCCCCGACAGCCTCGCGGACGCGCTGGAGGAGCACGTGCGCGAGGGCTATCTGGCGGTGGACACGGTGGTGTACCGGGGCGGTCACCAGCGCGCTCCGCTGCTCATCGGGGTGGAGTAGCGCCGCTCGCCGGGCCCCGGGCGCCGGACGGGCCCCGGGCGCCGGACGGGCGGCCCAGGTCGGCCTCCAGCCAGGCTGCCATCAGCTCGGCGGTCGTGCGCAGGCCGACGAAACCGGCGCCGGCCTCCGCGAAGCCCGCGACCGCCCGGTCCACGTACCCGAGCGCCTCCTCGTACTCCGGCGCCTCGTCCGGCTCACCCGGGCAGACGTGGGCGATCAGCAGCTCGCCGGTGGGGTGCGGCGACGATTCTGACCAGGGGATTCCAACGGTCCGGGTGGTGCCCGCCGACATCTGTCAGTGGTGTGGTGTGCAATGGATCGCGTGTCTGCGTTCGACGAACCCCTCAAGAAGCTGCTCGGCGGAGCCACCGCGAAGGTGATGGCCGAACACCTCGACCTGCACACGGTCGGTGATCTGCTCCATCACTACCCGCGACGCTACGAGGAGCGCGGCCGGCTCACGGCGCTGACGGACCTCCCGCTGGACGAGCACGTGACGGTGGTCGCCCAGGTCGCCGACGCCCGCGTCCTGATGTTCAACAACGGCCGAGGCAAGCGCCTGGAAGTGACCCTCACCGACGGCAGTGGCCGCCTTCAGCTGGTCTTCTTCGGCCACGGCGTCCACAAGCCGCACAAGGAGTTGCTGCCCGGCCGGCGGGCGATGTTCGCGGGCAAGGTCTCCGTCTTCAACCGGAAGATGCAGCTCGCCCACCCGACGTACCAGCTGCTGGACACCAAAGACACCGACGAGGCCACCGAGGCGGTGGACGCCTTCGCCGGGCGGCTGCTGCCGATCTACCCGGCCTGCAAGCAGCTGGACTCGTGGCGGATCGCCAAGGCCGTCGACGTGGTGCTGCCCAGCGCCCAGGAGGCGGTCGACCCGCTGCCGCCGAGCCTGCGCGAGGGGCGCGGGTTCACCGCGCTCCCCGAAGCGCTGCTGAAGGTCCACCGCCCGCAGACCAAGGCGGACATTGCCCAGGCCAGGGACCGGCTGAAGTGGGACGAGGCCTTCGTCCTCCAGGTCGCGCTGGCCCGCCGCAGATACGCCGACACCCAGCTCCCGTCCGTCGCCCGCAGACCCGTGCCCGGCGGACTGCTCGACGCCTTCGACGCCAGGCTGCCCTTCACCCTCACCGACGGGCAGCAGAAGGTCTCCAAGGAGATCTTCGACGACCTCGCGACCGAACACCCGATGCACCGGCTGCTACAGGGCGAAGTCGGATCGGGGAAGGCGCAGCCACTCGATTCGTTGGTCCTGACCCCTCAGGGCTACAAGCCCATGGGCGACATCCGGCAAGGCGACGAGGTAGTGGTTCCCGAGGGGGAAGTCGCCGTAGTGGACGGGGTCTTCCCTCAGGGAGTGCGAGATGTATGGAGACTTGTTCTGTCCGACGACACGGCTGTCGAATGCGATGACGAGCATCTGTGGATCGTCGGGACCAGCTGCGCCTGGGACCGGGAGCAAGCACCCAAGGTGATGACAACCCGCGAGATCAGGATGGACACGTTCAAGGCCAACGGTTCGTCGAAATGGTATGTGCCATCGGTCACACCAGTGGATCTCAGTTGCGGTTCCGAACCACCCCTCGATCCTTACGTTTTCGGACTGTTGCTGGGAGATGGCTCGTTCCGGCACAACCTTCTTCTGTCCACGGTCGACGACGAGATCCTGGCTGCCGTCCGAACCGCAGTGGCGCCCGACTGTGAACTCGTGCCCGTGCCAGGGTCCCGCTGCGACTACACAATCCGGATGACGAGGCCGAAGTCCGGATCACAAAGGAACCCAGTGATCAGTGCACTGCGTGCGCTGGGGCTGTGGGGGGCCACGTCGCACGACAAGTTCATCCCACCCGTGTTCAAGAACACGTCGATGAAGAACCGGCTCGCTGTGTTGCAGGGGCTCATGGACACGGACGGGACTTTGGATGCTCAAGGGATGAGCATTTCGTTCTGCTCTGCATCCCGCAGATTGGCCGAGGACGTGGCGTGGCTTGTTCGCTCCCTCGGCGGGCGCGCCAGGGTGCTGCCCAAGAAGGCGGCCTTCAATGTGTCGATTTCGCTGCCTGCCGATTACCTGCCATTTCAGCTCACTCGCAAGGTTGCTCGGATCCAACCCAGGCCGAAATACAACACGTTCCGGCGCGGGATCCGTGCGGTCGAGTACGTCGGTCGCAAACCGGTCCAGTGCATCAGTGTCGCCCACCCGAGCCACGCGTACATCACGGATCACTTCACGGTCACGCACAACACCATGGTCGCGCTGCGGGCCATGCTCGGGGTCGTCGACGCGGGCGGGCAGGCCGCCATGCTCGCGCCCACCGAGGTGCTCGCCCAGCAGCACCACCGCTCCATCACCGAGATGATGGGCGATCTGGCCGAGGGCGGAATGCTGGGCGGCTCCGAGCAGGGGACGAAGGTGGTGCTGCTCACCGGCTCGATGGGCGTCGCGGCCCGCCGCCAGGCGCTCCTCGACCTCGTCACCGGCGAGGCCGGGATCGTGATCGGCACCCATGCCCTGATCGAGGACAAGGTGCAGTTCCACGACCTGGGGCTGGTCGTCGTCGACGAACAGCACCGCTTCGGCGTGGAACAGCGCGACGCCCTGCGCTCCAAGGGGAAGCAGCCGCCGCATCTGCTGGTCATGACGGCCACCCCCATTCCCCGTACGGTCGCGATGACCGTCTTCGGTGACCTGGAGACCTCCGTCCTGGACCAGCTCCCGGCCGGCCGCTCGCCGATCGCCAGCCATGTCGTCCCCGCGAAGGACAAGCCGCACTTTCTCAGCCGCGCCTGGGAACGGGTGCGGGAAGAAGTGGAGAACGGACACCAGGCGTACGTGGTCTGCCCCCGCATCGGCGACGACGCCGACGACGAGGCGGCGGGGAAGAAGGCGAAGAAGAAGGCGCCCGAGGACGACGGCGAGAAGCGCCCGCCGCTCGCCGTGCTGGAGATCGCCGAACAGCTCGCCAAGGGCCCCCTGGCCGGTCTGCGCGTCGAGGTGCTGCACGGCAGGATGAATCCGGACGACAAGGACGACGTGATGCGCCGCTTCGGCGCGGGCGAGGTCGACGTCCTGGTCGCCACCACCGTCATCGAGGTCGGTGTCAACGTCCCCAACGCCACCGCCATGGTGATCATGGACGCCGACCGCTTCGGGGTCTCCCAGCTGCACCAGCTGCGCGGCCGGGTCGGCCGGGGCTCCGCCCCCGGACTCTGCCTGCTGGTCAGCGAGGCCCACGAGGCCGGTCCCGCCCGCGCCCGGCTGTCCGCCGTCGCCGCCACCCTCGACGGCTTCGAGCTCTCCCGGATCGACCTCGAACAGCGCCGTGAGGGCGATGTCCTCGGCCAGGCCCAGTCCGGGGTCCGCTCCTCGCTGCGGATGCTCACCGTCATCGACGACGAGGAGGTCATCGCCGCCGCACGGGAGGAGGCCGTCGCGATCGTCGCCGCCGACCCGGAGCTCGAACACCTGCCGGAGCTGCGGATCGCGCTGGACGCGCTGCTCGACAAGGAGCGTGAGCAGTACCTCGACAAGGGCTGACGGGGGACGCCGCGATACACCGGGTGCGCGGGCCCGATCCGCCACCACGCCATATCGTGGGTGGCACGGCGTCGCGGCATCCCGCGGGCCGCCCACGAACCGAGGATCAGACACCCATGACCCGCGTGATCGCCGGCTCGGCCGGCGGACGCCGCCTGGCCGTCCCGCCCGGCACCGGCACCCGCCCCACCTCCGACCGTGCGCGCGAGGGCCTCTTCTCCACCTGGGAAGCCCTCCTCGGCAGTCTGGAGGGCACCCGTATCGCCGATCTGTACGCGGGCTCCGGGGCCGTCGGCCTGGAGGCGCTCTCCCGGGGCGCGGTGCACGCCCTGCTCGTCGAGGCCGACCCCAAGGCCGTCCGTATCGTCCGGGACAACGTCCGCACGCTCGGCCTGCCCGGTGCCGAGGTCCGTACCGGCAAAGCCGAACAGATCGTGACGGGACCGGCACCGGCGGAGCCCTACGACGTGGTGTTCCTGGACCCGCCGTACGCCGTCACCAACGACGATCTTGGCGAGATACTGCTCACACTCCGTGCCCAGGGGTGGCTCACGGTCGATGCTCTCGTCACCGTGGAACGCAGCACCAGAGGCG of Streptomyces sp. NBC_01363 contains these proteins:
- the cofC gene encoding 2-phospho-L-lactate guanylyltransferase, which encodes MEGEIATNTDPTGPWSLVVPLKPLARAKSRLTPTTGAELRPRLALAFARDTVAAALSCPSVLDVVVVTDDPEAGAALTAIGARVVPDEPDRGLNAALAHGERAVRAGRPRAAVAALNADLPALRPGELARVLGYSAEFPRAFVTDATGIGTTFLSAAPGVELRPAFGGPSRARHLDSGAVEIDLTGIDSVRQDVDTGDDLRAALTLGVGVHTAGHWPAGAPRAAEAPGRARGDEPSTAPAPDR
- a CDS encoding 1-acyl-sn-glycerol-3-phosphate acyltransferase, producing the protein MSRRRIGFWYRLAAVIAKPPLVVLFKRDWRGMEHIPADGGFITAVNHNSYLDPLSYGHFQYNTGRVPRLLAKAGLFKTPFVGMMLRGTGQIPVYRETTNALDAFRAAVDAIERGECVAFYPEGTLTRDPDMWPMAGKTGAARVALMTKAPVIPVAQWGANLVMPPYAKENKLRLFPRKTLQVQAGPPVDLTRFYDKDPTPDVLREATEAIMAAVTAQLEIVRGEQAPAQPYDHRKARAEQRRKAEGKGPK
- a CDS encoding NAD(P)H-dependent glycerol-3-phosphate dehydrogenase, whose product is MTHPAKAAVFGTGSWGTAFGVVLADAGCEVTLWGRRAEVAEAVNTTRTNPYYLPGIELPASVRATTDAAEALRGADFAVLVVPSQTLRANLAEWAPHLGSDTVLVSMMKGVELGTAKRMSEVIEDVTKVSADRIAVITGPNLAKEIAERRPAAAVVACQDESVAQRLQAACHTSYFRPYTNTDVVGCELGGAVKNVIGLAVGIADGMGLGDNAKGSLITRGLAETTRLGLAMGADPLTFSGLAGLGDLVATCSSPLSRNHTFGTNLGRGMTLQETIAVTKQTAEGVKSCESVLDLARRHGVDMPITETVVGIVHEGKPPMVALGELMSRSAKPERR
- a CDS encoding D-alanine--D-alanine ligase family protein, whose translation is MSSENLPQSPEQQLRKPRVAVVFGGRSSEHGISVVTAGAVLNAIDRTKYDVLPIGITTDGRWALTADEPERMAITDRKMPEVAQLAESTEGAVVLSVDPGSREVVYSEPGSVPKALGEVDVVFPVLHGPYGEDGTLQGFLELSGVPYVGAGVLASAVGQDKEYMKRVFISFGLPVGPYLVVRPREWDKDPSGARRRIVDFAGEHGWPLFIKPARAGSSFGITKVDDLSGLDEAIEEARRHDPKFLVEALLRGREIECGVLEFEDGPRASVPAEIPPVTSHDFYDFEAKYIDSAAGILPAPLTEEQTAEVQRLAVEAFEATSCEGLVRADFFLTEDGTFVINEINTLPGFTPISMYPRMWQESGVSYQELVDRLIQAALSRPTGLR
- a CDS encoding DUF3515 domain-containing protein — encoded protein: MFLGPSVAALLLAAAGCSSTDTAVSITVPTPSPEAAAYCRALHEELPRTVAGLDRGDARPKSELTAEWGDGEIVLRCGVPRPAKMDDPMAKGTEANGVNWLLEQPDDAGPRFTTTYRKAYVEVTLSTAYAHDATPLAAFGPPVRKTVPGL
- a CDS encoding Lrp/AsnC family transcriptional regulator codes for the protein MVQAYILIQTEVGKASTVAETIARVPGVIQAEDVTGPYDVIVRAQADTVDELGRMVVAKVQQVEGITRTLTCPVVHL
- a CDS encoding thiamine-phosphate kinase gives rise to the protein MKGTVGELGEFGLIRELTSRLTTTPAVRLGPGDDAAVVTAPDRRVVASTDILLEGRHFRRDWSTAYDVGRKAAAQNLADIAAMGAVPTALLLGLVVPGELPVTWAGELMDGIRDECQVAGAAVVGGDVVRGETITVSITALGDLRNHEPVTRSGAQPGDVVAVTGWLGWSAAGYAVLSRGFRSPRAFVEAHRRPEPPYHAGPAAAGLGATAMTDVSDGLVADLGHIAEASKVRIDLRAGLIDIPSQMSDIGQAVGVDPLQWVLTGGEDHAIVATFPPDVKLPARWKVIGEVLNPSALPQVTVDGAPWTSKGGWDHFGDIEDAQ
- the thiD gene encoding bifunctional hydroxymethylpyrimidine kinase/phosphomethylpyrimidine kinase, giving the protein MPISAAVPARVLTVAGSDSGGGAGIQADLKTMLAHGVHGMSVLTAVTAQNSLGVQGAWELSVEAVRAQYRSVVDDIGVQAVKTGMLSSAVLVEAVAELLVGTDAPSVVDPVGVSKHGDPLLAAEALDSVRTKLLPAATVVTPNLDEVAQLTGIHVEDEPGMRRAAAAVLDFGPRWVVVKGGHLPGAPVDLLTDGTEEHWLRAPRHDNRHTHGTGCTLASAIACRLALGQDVPTAVRDAKAYVTGAIAAGFPLGAGIGPVDHGWRTRTG
- the rpmB gene encoding 50S ribosomal protein L28 — protein: MAANCDVCGKGPGFGNNISHSHRRTSRRWNPNIQRVRAVVGRTPKRLNVCTSCIKAGKVAR